One Mus musculus strain C57BL/6J chromosome X, GRCm38.p6 C57BL/6J DNA window includes the following coding sequences:
- the Pwwp3b gene encoding PWWP domain-containing DNA repair factor 3B isoform X1, with product MDGKYVLCNWKDQLWPAKVLDRSESPSESKRKNTSSLEVEILSLDEKITVESTDTKVLSKSAVEAIMSSLAVQSEVIIAPREETAYERSLKMALEMVKEGTNLSQESMSEEQPTATASENVPEQPPDSPPHKKFRKLESNTQEDSASILLCSESDDSMTDDKLQVHTTGESMPSEMDTKATENLGCCQTDPSLADEDDKKEEKKKIDISAIMSVNLSLKEESEYIKEEKFVPSSEDLTVPKEESQDILPEAPLAVSSECSIVSENNMEDPGEGPSNQNLVSYANQNQSSVESDVGAETSTAGCSGDFQVSLPTRDTVSSDLLLQRLDLEDLEEEARASGKLLSLNPASAAALENDNEDDDEDLPRFILHYETRAFETGMIVWFKYQKYPFWPAVIKSIRRKERKASVLLVEADMSPQKKGVRVSLRRLKKYDCKEKQALVEKAREEYRESIDWCVSLICDYRVRLGCGSFTGSFFEYYAADISYPVRKIIKQDTFRNIFPKLYNENVGEQLPMASQAKRVSFQKILPDRMKPARDRANKNLVDFIVNAKGTEDHLLGILKGTKKSKWLKSFLNAKSFTPCIETYFEDEDQLDEVVKYLQEIYKQIDQKMLTLIKDDKIKFVLEVLLPEAIICSISAVDGLDYEAAEAKYLKGPSLGCRERELYDSKILFEKRRRSLPNEGH from the coding sequence ATGGATGGCAAATATGTCCTGTGTAATTGGAAAGACCAATTATGGCCAGCAAAAGTTTTAGATAGGTCTGAAAGTCCATCAGAGAGTAAGAGGAAAAATACATCGTCCCTAGAAGTTGAAATACTTTCACTGGATGAGAAAATTACCGTGGAAAGCACAGACACAAAAGTCCTAAGCAAATCTGCTGTTGAAGCCATTATGTCCTCTCTAGCAGTACAGTCAGAGGTCATCATTGCACCTAGAGAGGAGACAGCCTATGAAAGATCACTGAAAATGGCACTGGAAATGGTGAAAGAAGGAACCAATCTCAGCCAGGAAAGCATGTCAGAAGAACAACCTACAGCTACAGCGTCTGAAAATGTGCCAGAACAGCCACCTGATTCACCTCCTCATAAAAAGTTCCGCAAACTTGAAAGCAACACCCAGGAGGACTCTGCTTCCATACTGCTGTGCTCAGAGAGTGATGATTCCATGACCGATGATAAGTTGCAGGTGCACACAACCGGTGAGAGCATGCCAAGTGAGATGGACACAAAGGCAACAGAAAACTTAGGCTGTTGCCAAACAGACCCTTCCTTGGCAGATGAGGatgataaaaaggaagaaaagaaaaagattgacATCTCGGCAATCATGTCTGTGAATTTATCACTCAAAGAAGAAAGCGAATATATTAAAGAAGAGAAATTCGTCCCCTCATCAGAAGATCTCACTGTCCCCAAAGAGGAGTCACAAGACATCCTCCCAGAAGCGCCTCTGGCTGTTTCCTCTGAATGTTCTATTGTCTCAGAGAATAACATGGAAGATCCTGGTGAGGGCCCATCAAATCAGAATCTAGTCTCCTATGCCAACCAAAATCAGTCTTCTGTGGAATCCGATGTAGGTGCCGAGACATCCACTGCAGGGTGCTCAGGGGACTTTCAGGTTTCCCTTCCTACCCGTGATACAGTCAGCAGTGATCTACTGCTCCAGAGACTGGATCTAGAAGATCTTGAGGAAGAAGCCCGAGCTTCAGGCAAGCTTTTGTCTTTAAATCCTGCCAGTGCCGCTGCGTTAGAAAATGataatgaagatgatgatgaagaccTTCCACGTTTCATCCTCCATTATGAGACACGTGCATTTGAAACTGGAATGATAGTGTGGTTTAAATATCAAAAATACCCATTTTGGCCAGCAGTGATCAAAAGCATTAGGCGGAAAGAGAGGAAAGCGAGTGTGCTTTTGGTTGAGGCAGACATGAGTCCTCAAAAGAAAGGCGTTAGAGTATCTTTGAGGAGGCTGAAGAAATACGACTGTAAAGAGAAACAGGCACTAGTGGAGAAAGCCAGGGAGGAGTACCGGGAGAGTATCGATTGGTGCGTGTCACTGATTTGTGACTACCGAGTTAGACTAGGTTGTGGCTCTTTTACCGGCTCGTTCTTTGAGTATTATGCTGCTGACATCAGTTATCCAGTCAGGAAAATCATCAAACAAGATACCTTCAGAAATATATTTCCAAAGCTATACAATGAAAACGTGGGGGAGCAGTTGCCTATGGCATCCCAAGCCAAGAGAGTATCTTTCCAGAAAATTCTCCCTGATCGGATGAAGCCTGCTCGGGACCGAGCTAACAAGAACCTGGTAGATTTTATTGTCAATGCAAAAGGAACAGAGGACCACCTCTTGGGCATTTTAAAGGGCACCAAAAAATCCAAGTGGCTGAAATCATTTCTCAATGCAAAGAGTTTCACACCCTGTATTGAAACCTACTTTGAAGATGAAGATCAACTGGATGAGGTAGTGAAATACCTACAAGAAATTTATAAGCAAATTGACCAGAAGATGCTGACTCTGATAAAAGATGACAAAATTAAGTTTGTCTTGGAAGTTCTTCTACCAGAAGCAATTATTTGCTCAATTTCTGCTGTTGATGGCTTAGATTATGAGGCAGCTGAGGCAAAGTATCTAAAGGGACCATCCCTCGGCTGTAGGGAGAGAGAATTATATGATTCCAAAATCCTATTTGAAAAGAGAAGGAGGTCATTACCAAACGAAGGCCATTAA